From Cyanobium sp. Tous-M-B4, the proteins below share one genomic window:
- the gatC gene encoding Asp-tRNA(Asn)/Glu-tRNA(Gln) amidotransferase subunit GatC produces MSKITADDVRKVAKLARLDLPEAKIATYTGQLERILDYVAHLETVDTEGVPATTRAVEVVNVCREDLVNPTDVREELLNEAPQREGDFIRVPKIVAS; encoded by the coding sequence TCACCGCAGACGACGTGCGCAAGGTGGCCAAGCTGGCCCGCCTAGACCTGCCCGAGGCCAAGATCGCCACTTACACCGGCCAGCTCGAACGCATCCTCGACTACGTAGCCCACCTTGAAACAGTTGACACCGAAGGAGTGCCAGCCACCACTCGAGCGGTGGAAGTAGTAAACGTCTGCCGTGAAGATCTGGTAAACCCTACGGACGTGCGCGAGGAGCTACTAAACGAAGCCCCCCAAAGAGAGGGAGACTTCATTCGCGTACCCAAAATCGTTGCTAGCTGA
- a CDS encoding Ycf66 family protein: MLATLGGLLSLLLGLAILLLPLLATELSRPRDSAWGAVVLLLGLVLVTSADRLTGAPMLGVLCGGLLIGRLAGEVSQGRWRQLTAEEQQRLWSKERWQTSLQQAGASLAHLLAVLTTATSGISQWLTQQRQPKASGKRWVRPEEPSSISEIDSLVTAEIPEPQPLPEPSSSQAG; encoded by the coding sequence ATGCTCGCCACCCTGGGCGGACTCCTGTCGCTGCTGCTGGGTCTCGCCATCCTGCTGCTGCCGCTGCTGGCCACAGAACTGAGCCGGCCGCGGGATTCGGCCTGGGGCGCCGTAGTGCTGCTGCTGGGCCTAGTGCTTGTAACCAGTGCCGACCGGCTCACGGGCGCACCGATGCTGGGCGTGCTTTGCGGTGGCCTGCTGATCGGCAGGCTCGCAGGCGAGGTGTCCCAAGGCCGCTGGCGGCAGCTCACCGCTGAGGAGCAGCAGCGGCTTTGGTCGAAGGAACGCTGGCAGACCAGCCTGCAACAAGCCGGCGCCAGCCTGGCCCATCTGCTCGCCGTACTTACCACTGCCACTTCAGGTATCAGCCAATGGCTGACGCAGCAACGCCAGCCCAAAGCCAGTGGCAAACGCTGGGTGCGCCCGGAAGAGCCGAGCTCCATCAGCGAGATCGACAGCCTGGTAACGGCCGAAATCCCGGAACCGCAACCGCTCCCCGAGCCCTCCAGCAGCCAGGCGGGATAA
- the crtR gene encoding beta-carotene hydroxylase — protein MASPSRLVPREFLDPPAPWNPTVGLFLAGYGLAVLTIWGWFVAGWPLPVLLATGFLALHLEGTVIHDACHNAAHPHRFWNAVMGHGAALLLGFSFPVFTRVHLQHHAHVNDPKNDPDHIVSTFGPLWLIAPRFFYHELFFFRRRLWRRYELFEWGLARAIFVAIVVSAAKFGFLPFIFNCWFAPALMVGVTLGLFFDYLPHRPFQSRNRWHNSRVYPGRLMNWLIMGQNYHLIHHLWPSIPWFEYRPAYHATKPILDAKGSPQRLGLFETKNDGFNFLYDIFLGVRSHCKKRSKLRPIAALMPTRHARRRVLELLHRTAISPVR, from the coding sequence ATGGCATCTCCCTCCCGGCTTGTGCCGCGGGAATTTCTTGACCCGCCTGCTCCCTGGAACCCCACGGTTGGGCTGTTTTTGGCTGGCTACGGCTTAGCTGTCCTCACGATTTGGGGCTGGTTTGTGGCTGGTTGGCCCCTGCCCGTGCTGCTGGCTACCGGATTTCTGGCTCTGCACCTAGAGGGCACGGTTATTCACGACGCCTGCCACAACGCGGCCCATCCGCACCGCTTCTGGAATGCGGTGATGGGCCATGGGGCTGCCCTCCTGCTTGGCTTCAGCTTTCCCGTTTTTACCCGGGTGCACCTGCAGCACCATGCCCATGTCAATGATCCAAAGAACGATCCTGATCACATCGTCAGCACTTTTGGACCCCTGTGGTTAATTGCGCCACGATTTTTCTATCACGAGCTGTTTTTCTTCCGCCGACGTTTGTGGCGTCGTTATGAACTGTTTGAGTGGGGCCTAGCCCGGGCCATTTTTGTGGCAATAGTGGTGTCTGCAGCAAAATTTGGCTTTCTCCCCTTTATTTTCAACTGCTGGTTTGCTCCGGCCCTAATGGTGGGAGTGACTTTGGGCCTGTTCTTCGACTACCTGCCCCACCGCCCCTTCCAGTCTCGTAACCGCTGGCACAACTCCCGCGTTTATCCGGGTCGACTGATGAATTGGTTGATCATGGGTCAGAATTATCACCTTATTCACCACTTGTGGCCATCAATACCTTGGTTTGAATACCGCCCTGCCTATCACGCCACTAAACCGATTCTTGATGCCAAAGGCTCGCCACAGCGGCTTGGCTTGTTTGAAACCAAGAATGATGGTTTTAATTTTCTCTACGATATCTTTCTAGGTGTTCGCAGTCATTGTAAAAAGCGCAGCAAGCTCCGGCCTATTGCAGCCTTAATGCCTACCCGCCATGCCCGCAGGCGAGTGCTCGAGTTGCTTCACCGCACTGCGATTTCGCCGGTACGTTGA